In Planctomycetota bacterium, the genomic stretch CGAAGCCCGCACGATGGCGCTTGGCACCCGACGACCTCCCGCTACAATGCCCAAGATGTTGGCGTTTGGGTGCCGGTCAACCCCCACGGGTTGTCGCTCCACGGACGCAACATTGGGCTCGCGGCCGGGATCGGTCACGATGATCCGGACCGGTCGCAACGACAGCGATCGCCAACGTGAGGGAGCACGTGACCCGACGACGCACAGGACGCACGCCGACCCCCGACCTCCCCAGCACCAGCGCGCGCCGCGTCGACCCCGAATACGTCGACCCCGACATCCCTGAACCCGAGACACATCGGACTTACATCGAGTCCGATCAGCCGGTGGTGTTTATGACCGCCGACGAGGCCGGGACCAAGAGCAGCCGCTGGTTCCGCGTGATGCACTCGCTGATCGACACGGGCATGTGGGCCCAGATGGGACCCAGTGCCCGGGCGGTGTATCTGCCGCTGGCGAAGAAGGCCGCCTTCAGCGAAACCTACGTCTGCGAGGTCAGCTACCCCGAGCTCTCCAAGCTCAGCGGCATCAGCGTCCGCCAGTGCTACCGCGGCATCGCCGACCTCAAGGCGATGCAGCTGGTCGCCCAAACCCGCCACGGTAAGAACCGCCCGCAGCAGGAGATCAACCGCTACCAGTTGCTCGTTCCCGTCGCACCCGACACGACCCCCCAATCTACCCAATGCCATTCACGACAGAGGGGCAGTGACAAGAACGTCAGTGGCAAGCGTGTCGCCGACGACAGTGGGGCAGTGTCACGCAAGGCGTTGGCCCAGAGCCGCCGACGTCGCACCCCCAATGTCACCAGCGGCAGCCTAATTGAGAAAGCCTCTGAGAACTCTTCTAACAACCACTCAAGACCCGAAGACGTGGTGGTTGTACTTGTGAAGTTGGGGATTGCCCCGCGTACCGCGACGGCGCTGGCCGAGGACTTTGACGCCGAGGCGATCATGGCATACGTCGAAGCGTTCCGGCTCAACCGTGAGGAAGGACGACGCTACACGCCTGGCTGGCTCGTCGACGCGATCCGTGAAGGTTGGAAGGTCAAGCACCTCGCCGCCGCGAAACGCAAACTCGCCACCGCCAAGCCCGAGCCGAAAGTGGATCCCTTCGAAGCCGCCTGGGCGCGCGTGCCGGACCTTGACGACGCGACGTTCGATGACCTCCGCCACCGGGTGATCGAATCGGCCGAATCGGAAAAGGACCGCAAGCGGCTCGTCCAAGCCGACCGCGATCACAAGTACCTCCGCTCCTGCATCGCCGAGCTCCTCCTCGAGCAGGGCGGGGCGGGCTGATCCGGTAGCATGCTGCCCATGTTCTGGCGCACGTTTTTGGTCGTTTGTTTCGTCATTCAGGTTGCCGCACCGACCGCCCGGTCGGCCGAGACCGGCGTGAAAGGCGTCCAAGTCACCGCTTGCGAGGTGACCCAAGTGCGCACCGCCGGGGGTCGGGTGCCGATCGTCGATGACCCGGTAATCCGTGCGGCCCTCGCGGGGGCCGACTTGCCCGGCGAGTGGGTTGGGGCCAATCTCGATGAAACCGACGAGCGGTTCCGCTTCAGTGGGCGGGCGACTCATGCCCGACTGACCGTGCGGAGCGACGGCGAGCGTGTCGTGATGTTCCACGCCCAGGGCCACGCGCTGCTGGTCGACGCCGATGGCCCTCGGCCGGGCGATCCGTACGGCTATGGGTTTTGGTCATTACCTGTCCGACTGGCCGAAGGTGACAACGAACTCGTGGTTCGGCTCTCGGGCCGAGGAGCGTTCGTGTTCGATATCGCAGAGCCGGTTGCCACGGTGTTCTTCGCGGAAGGGGATCGGACCGTGTTCGATCCGCGACGAGAAACGAGCACCCGCATGCCGGTCGGGCTGGCCGTGGTCAACGCGACGGATAAACCGGTGACGCCGCGGTTGCGGGTCGACGGCGTCGAACAGGCGTTGCCGATGATCGCGCCGATGACCCGTCAGCAGGTTCCGGTGATGGTTCATTACGACGGCGGGCCGACTTGCGTAAAGCGGTTGGAACTGATGGTCGGCGAATGCGTCATGCACGAAGTATCACTCGACCTGCCGGTGCGTGATGCGGGCGACGTGTATCGACGCACATTCATCAGCGGGGTCGACGGCAGCGTGCAGTACTACGCGGTGCAACCAGCGCTGGAGTCCGAAGTCGAAGCGATCGTGTTATCGCTGCACGGTGCCAGCGTGGAAGCAACGAACCACGCCCGGGCATATTCACGCAAGCGGACGTGGCCGATCGTGTGTCCGACCAACCGTCGGCCTTTCGGCTTCGACTGGGAGGACTGGGGTCGGATCGACGCCTTGGAAGCACTGGCCGATGCGCGGGAGCACTTCAGCGCCGCCGATGTGCCGACCTACCTCACGGGACACAGCATGGGCGGGCACGGTGTATGGAACGTCGCGGCCAACACGCCGGGTGTCTTCGCCGCATTGGCCCCGAGTGCGGGGTGGGGGAGTTTCGATACTTACCCGCCGGGCGCACGGACTCTGCAACGTCATCCGCCGGCCTACCGCGCGGCCACCGGTACCAGCGACACCTACGCGCTGCTGCCCAACCTTGATCGCACCGGCGTCTACGTCCTGCACGGTGATGCCGACGACAACGTCCCGCCTCAACAGGCACGCGATCTCGCCGCGGCCATGCGCGAACTGCATGACGACGTCGTCCTCGACATCCGGCCTGGTAAGGGTCACTGGTGGGACGAGCCCGACACGCCGGGTGCGGACTGCGTGGACCTCGCCGAGATGTTCGCGTTTCTCGCGGAGCGGAAGCCGGCGGGCGATGAGGCATTCACGCTCATTACCGCCAATCCCTCGGTCTCCGGCCGTCGCGGTTGGTTGACGGTCGAACAGCAGCAGCGCCCATTGCAACCGAGCCGCGTGGAAGCCGCCCGCTCCGTCGATACCGTTACACTCGATACCGAAAACGTCCGCCGGCTCACCCTTGATCTCCCCGCGATCGCGCTCGTCGTTGATGGCACGAGGCTCGATCACGACGGCAGTGGCCCGGCTCATATCCTCCGCGATAATGCCGGGAACTGGACGTTGGTCGATCCGACGCCGGTGGGGGAGAAGTCGGCCGCGCGGACAGGGCCGTTCAAGCATGCGTTCGATCGTGACGTGTTGCTCGTTGTCGGCACGGGTGGCCAGCCGAGTGAGACGGCGGCGAACGCGGCGCTCGCACGGTTCCACGCGGAAAGTTTCGCCTACCGCGGCAACGGCACGCTCCGCATCGTCCGCGATACCGACCTTGCCGATCACGACCGGCCCGACCGCAACGTTGTGCTCTATGGCAACGCCGATACGAACGCGGCGTGGACACGCCTGCTCCCCGACACACCAGTCACCGTCGCGCGGAACGGCGTGAAGGTCGGCGACAATGCCTACAACGATGCCGGGGTCCTGCTGGTCCGACCCAAGCCCGACAGCGCCGTCGCGCTCGTCGGCGTCGTCGGTGCCGATACGCCCGAGGCCATGCGGCAACTCGCGCTCGTGTCGGTCTTCGTCAGCGGTGTGAGTCCGCCCGACTGGGTTGTGTTCGACGTCCAACAAGCCGCGATCCACGAGGCAGGAATCTTCGACAACGCGTGGGCGATCGATGATTGAAGCGTTACGCGACGGGCAGGCCGAAGCCGCGGAAGTAGTCGCGGACTTCGTCGGCGCGCTCGGGCGGGCAGGGCGGGGTGGCGTCGAGGGGGTAGGCGACGCCAAGCTCTTGCCACTTGTGCTGGCCCATCTGGTGGAAGGGCAGCACCTCGACCCGTTCGACGTGATCGAGCGAGACGACGAACGTCGCCCAGCCTTCGAGGTTGTCGGCCCCGTCGGTCAGCCCCGGCACCAGCACGAGTCGAAGCCACATCGGTCGGCCGCGCTCGCTGAGCCGGCGTGCAAAATCGAGGATCGGCCCGACCGGGACCCCGGTGACACGCTCGTGCAACTCGGGCAGGTAGCTCTTGAGATCGAGCAGGAACAGGTCAATCTCGTCGAGGTCGTCGTCGGTGAGTCGGTCGCCGAGGAAGCCGTTGGTGTCGAGCGCGGTGTGCAGGCCGAGCGCTTTGCCGTCGCGGAGCAGGTTCTTGGCGAACTCGGCTTGGACGAGCGGCTCGCCGCCGCTGACGGTCAGTCCGCCGCCGGCCGCCTTGAGGAAAGGTGTGAACTTCGCCACGCCTTCGAGCACGTCATCGACCGTCCGACGTGTCCCGCCGCCGCGCTGCCAGGTGTCGGGGTTGTGGCAGTACTGGCAGCGCATGAGGCAGCCGGTGGTCCAGACGACGTACCGCAGTCCGGGTCCGTCGACGGCGCTGGCGTTCTCGGTCGAGTGGACGAAGCCGACCTCGCCGCGCCGGCGGGCGTCGCGTTCACCATCCCGCGCCACCGCGTCGAGAATCGGCAGACGCATGCCGACGCGTGACTTGGGTTCGAGCAGTGGGACGGGGCAGGGCATGGTGGATAAAAGAACGCCGCGGGCTGCAGATCCGGATCACTGACCAAGGCAAGCGTATCGCCTGCTGGCGACGTGGTTGGGTGCTTCAGGACCGGCGCTGCAACCCGCGGTTGGGCTGAGGGAAGATTTACAGTTTCGCGTGGAAGGTTCGGCTGATCACGTCCTCCTGTTGTTCGCGTGTGAGTTTGACGAAGTTGACCGCGTAGCCGCTGACGCGGACGGTGAGCTGCGGGTACTTGTCGGGATGTTCCATGGCGTCGAGCAGCGTCTCGCGGTCGAGGACGTTGACGTTCATGTGGAACCCGCCCGAACCGAAGTAGCCGTCGAGGCAGCCCGCGAGGTTGCGGATCTGGTCTTCCTTGTTGCTACCCAGCGCCGAGGGCAGGACAGTGTTGGTCAGACTGATGCCGTCGCGGCACTCGTCGTAGGGGAGCTTGGAGACCGAGAGTGAACTGGCGATGTAACCCTCGGTGTCGCGGCCGTGCATCGGGTTGGCCCCGGGCGCGAACGGCTCGCCGGTCTTGCGCCCGTCGGGCGTGCCGCCGGTGCTCTTGCCGTACACCACGTTGCTCGTGATCGTCAGCACACTCTGGGTGTGGGTGGCGTCGCGGTAGGTCGGGTGCTTGCGGAGCTTGTTCATGAACTCCGCGACGAGCCACTGGGCGATCTCGTCGACGCGGTCGTCGTTGTTGCCGTACTTGGGATAGTCGCCGACGACTTCGTAGTCGGTGACTAGGCCGGTCTCGTCGCGAGTGACTTTGACCTGTGCGTGGCGGATAGCACTGATCGAGTCGGCGACGACGCTGAGGCCCGCGATGCCGAAGGCCATCGTGCGCTTCGGGGCGTAGTCGTGCAGGGCCATCTCGATGCGCTCGTAAGCGTATTTGTCGTGCATGAAGTGGATGCAGTTCATGGCATTCACGTACACACGGGCCAACCAGTCCATCGCCTTGTCGAACCGCGCGAGCACTTCGTCGGCGTCGAGGACGACTCCCTCGACCGGCTCGAAGCCGGGCATGACCTGGTCGCCGGTGAGCTCGTCCCGGCCGCCGTTGATGGCGTAGAGCAGGCACTTGGCGAGGTTCACGCGGGCACCGAAGAGCTGCATCTCCTTGCCGACGGCCATGCCGCTCACGCAGCACGCGATCGCCGCATCGTCGCCGCGACTCTGGCGGAGTAGATCGTCGTTCTCGTACTGCACGCTGCTGGTGTCGATGCTCACCTTCGCGCAGAACTGTTTGAACCCTTCGGGGAGCTTCTCGGACCAGAACACGGTCATGTTCGGCTCGGGCGCCGGGCCGAGGTTGTAGAGCGTCTGCAGGAAGCGGAAGGAGTTCTTCGTCACCAACGGTCGGCCGTCGGCGCTCACGCCGCCGAGCGATTCGGTCACCCACGTCGGGTCGCCGCTGAACAGGGCGTCGTACTCGGGCGTGCGGAGGAAGCGGACGATGCGCAGCTTCATGACGAAGTCGTCGATCATCTCCTGTGCTTCGGCCTCGGTGATCTTGCCCTCGGCGAGGTCGCGCTGGATGTAGATGTCGAGGAACGTGCTGGTTCGGCCCAGGCTCATCGCCGCGCCGTTCTGTTCCTTCACCGCGGCGAGGTAGC encodes the following:
- the pflA gene encoding pyruvate formate-lyase-activating protein: MPCPVPLLEPKSRVGMRLPILDAVARDGERDARRRGEVGFVHSTENASAVDGPGLRYVVWTTGCLMRCQYCHNPDTWQRGGGTRRTVDDVLEGVAKFTPFLKAAGGGLTVSGGEPLVQAEFAKNLLRDGKALGLHTALDTNGFLGDRLTDDDLDEIDLFLLDLKSYLPELHERVTGVPVGPILDFARRLSERGRPMWLRLVLVPGLTDGADNLEGWATFVVSLDHVERVEVLPFHQMGQHKWQELGVAYPLDATPPCPPERADEVRDYFRGFGLPVA
- the pflB gene encoding formate C-acetyltransferase, which gives rise to MENQRDTVTVVPTDAATDPWRSFTGNCWREAISVREFVQANYTPYDGDDAFLEPATPRTDAVWNQLCELFKLEREKGVLDIDMTPSSITAHKAGYIDQDNEVIVGLQTDAPLKRAIFPNGGWRMVEKSLQTYGFEPDPMLREIFTKYRKTHNDGVFDVYTPEIRAARSSHIVTGLPDAYGRGRIIGDYRRIALYGIDRLIEAKKAEKKQVNEMHSTESVIRDREEIAEQIKALNELKAMAASYGLDVSKPAASAKEAVQWVYFGYLAAVKEQNGAAMSLGRTSTFLDIYIQRDLAEGKITEAEAQEMIDDFVMKLRIVRFLRTPEYDALFSGDPTWVTESLGGVSADGRPLVTKNSFRFLQTLYNLGPAPEPNMTVFWSEKLPEGFKQFCAKVSIDTSSVQYENDDLLRQSRGDDAAIACCVSGMAVGKEMQLFGARVNLAKCLLYAINGGRDELTGDQVMPGFEPVEGVVLDADEVLARFDKAMDWLARVYVNAMNCIHFMHDKYAYERIEMALHDYAPKRTMAFGIAGLSVVADSISAIRHAQVKVTRDETGLVTDYEVVGDYPKYGNNDDRVDEIAQWLVAEFMNKLRKHPTYRDATHTQSVLTITSNVVYGKSTGGTPDGRKTGEPFAPGANPMHGRDTEGYIASSLSVSKLPYDECRDGISLTNTVLPSALGSNKEDQIRNLAGCLDGYFGSGGFHMNVNVLDRETLLDAMEHPDKYPQLTVRVSGYAVNFVKLTREQQEDVISRTFHAKL
- a CDS encoding prolyl oligopeptidase family serine peptidase translates to MFWRTFLVVCFVIQVAAPTARSAETGVKGVQVTACEVTQVRTAGGRVPIVDDPVIRAALAGADLPGEWVGANLDETDERFRFSGRATHARLTVRSDGERVVMFHAQGHALLVDADGPRPGDPYGYGFWSLPVRLAEGDNELVVRLSGRGAFVFDIAEPVATVFFAEGDRTVFDPRRETSTRMPVGLAVVNATDKPVTPRLRVDGVEQALPMIAPMTRQQVPVMVHYDGGPTCVKRLELMVGECVMHEVSLDLPVRDAGDVYRRTFISGVDGSVQYYAVQPALESEVEAIVLSLHGASVEATNHARAYSRKRTWPIVCPTNRRPFGFDWEDWGRIDALEALADAREHFSAADVPTYLTGHSMGGHGVWNVAANTPGVFAALAPSAGWGSFDTYPPGARTLQRHPPAYRAATGTSDTYALLPNLDRTGVYVLHGDADDNVPPQQARDLAAAMRELHDDVVLDIRPGKGHWWDEPDTPGADCVDLAEMFAFLAERKPAGDEAFTLITANPSVSGRRGWLTVEQQQRPLQPSRVEAARSVDTVTLDTENVRRLTLDLPAIALVVDGTRLDHDGSGPAHILRDNAGNWTLVDPTPVGEKSAARTGPFKHAFDRDVLLVVGTGGQPSETAANAALARFHAESFAYRGNGTLRIVRDTDLADHDRPDRNVVLYGNADTNAAWTRLLPDTPVTVARNGVKVGDNAYNDAGVLLVRPKPDSAVALVGVVGADTPEAMRQLALVSVFVSGVSPPDWVVFDVQQAAIHEAGIFDNAWAIDD